From one Psilocybe cubensis strain MGC-MH-2018 chromosome 13, whole genome shotgun sequence genomic stretch:
- a CDS encoding 4-nitrophenylphosphatase — MSNRLSSKEDYEKLLDSYDTWLFDCDGVLWRGDHLIEGVVEVLDILRRRNKKIVFVTNNATKSRKSYKTKFDQLGVESHVDEIYGSAYAAAVYLSSVVKIPKTKKVYVIGQGGLEEELRDEGVNFIGGTDPADNTLAPFSLGDFVLDPDVAAVVCGLDTQINYTKLSKAFQYLTRNPDCLFIATNEDSTYPSAHGLLPGAGSISAPLRFSLGRSPVCTGKPSNTMLDCVKAKLVTSFPAAMNDSINDRG, encoded by the exons ATGAGCAACCGACTTTCATCCAAGGAGGATTATGAGAAGCTTTTGGACAGCTATGATACATGGCTATTTGACTGCGACGGTGTTCTATGGCGCGGAGATCATCTGATAGAAGGAGTCGTTGAGGTTTTAGATATCCTAAGGCGTCGAA ATAAGAAGATAGTCTTTGTCACGAACAATGCCACGAAATCTAGGAAGAGCTACAAGACCAAATTTGACCAACTAGGGGTTGAATCTCATGTC GACGAAATTTATGGATCGGCTTATGCCGCTGCTGTTTACCTGTCTTCAGTTGTCAAAATCCCGAAGACCAAAAAGGTCTATGTTATTGGTCAAGGAGGATTAGAAGAAGAACTTCGGGACGAGGGTGTAAACTTCATTGGCGGCACG GATCCCGCGGACAATACGCTCGCACCATTCAGTCTGGGCGACTTCGTTCTTGATCCCGATGTGGCCGCCGTTGTCTGTGGCCTGGATACACAGATAAATTATACGAAGCTCTCAAAGGCCTTTCAATATTTAACTCGGAACCCAGACTGTCTTTTCATTGCGACAAATGAGGATAGCACATATCCTAGCGCACACGGCTTACTTCCAGGAGCAGGTTCCATCAGCGCACCCTTGAGATTTTCTCTTGGTAGAAGCCCTGTCTGCACAGGAAAACCGTCAAATACCATGCTAGATTGTGTCAAAGCTAAGTTGGTCACCAGTTTCCCTGCTGCGATGAATGATTCAATTAACGATCGTGGTTAG
- a CDS encoding Phosphatidylinositol-glycan biosynthesis class F protein: protein MTNSKRKVNAKKTPPSVTKNVPNSKDLGVYAPLAMPMTSYISKVGVHTTLWMFVALYLPRTKFFLGELVDLEWGEQNQVSLDQPQHPFLDALTVNPASTLIYICLGAAILQMMWAGTMRDWWLKLGVRGSEDERRTEIALLNRQKFTITRNACAATIAASFFIHFILILFGAPITSLVLKTYLLSLLISIITVYPPAYTIGISITGNNSASIVNRWTWVRLFTEFQVRNPVERNFVYSEVGTVVGCWLGIIPLALDWIRPWQAWPLTPAFGAIAGYIIATLSALTVSIVVQLAEDHRRAQDSLEKSE, encoded by the exons ATGACAAACAGCAAACGCAAGGTGAATGCCAAAAAGACACCGCCGAGTGTAACCAAGAATGTCCCAAACTCCAAGGATCTAGGTGTATACGCACCTCTGGCCATGCCGATGACTTCGTATATCTCCAAAGTTGGCGTCCACACTACGCTTTGGATGTTCGTCGCGCTCTATCTCCCACGGACAAAGTTTTTTCTAGGGGAGCTAGTCGACTTGGAATGGGGCGAACAGAACCAAGTTTCTCTTGATCAGCCACAGCATCCTTTCCTCGATGCGTTGACCGTCAATCCTGCGTCGACTTTGATTTACATTTGCCTGGGAGCCGCTATTCTTCAGATGATGTGGGCCGGTACGATGAGAGACTGGTGGCTGAAGCTGGGAGTCCGCGGCTCAGAAGATGAAAGACGGACAGAAATAGCGCTACTCAATCGTCAGAAATTCACG ATAACCCGGAACGCCTGCGCTGCGACCATAGCGGcctctttttttattcactTTATCCTAATATTATTTGGAGCACCTATCACAAG TCTGGTCttgaaaacataccttcttTCCCTTTTGATATCTATAATAACGGTCTACCCCCCTGCTTACACCATTGGGATTTCAATCACGGGCAATAATTCCGCGTCTATCGTTAATAGGTGGACATGGGTCAGATTGTTCACAGAGTTCCA AGTCCGGAATCCTGTTGAACGCAACTTTGTTTACTCTGAGGTTGGGACAGTCGTTGGTTGCTGGCTTGGCATCATTCCTCTCGCTCTTGACTGGATTCGCCCGTGGCAG GCCTGGCCCTTAACCCCCGCATTCGGTGCCATTGCAGGTTACATCATCGCAACATTATCAGCGCTTACCGTTAGCATCGTTGTACAGCTCGCCGAAGATCACAGACGGGCACAAGACAGCTTAGAAAAATCAGAATAA